The proteins below come from a single Bombus fervidus isolate BK054 chromosome 15, iyBomFerv1, whole genome shotgun sequence genomic window:
- the LOC139994968 gene encoding bifunctional 3'-phosphoadenosine 5'-phosphosulfate synthase 2 isoform X1, translating to MGIYTKSSMENRNTQKNNRVFATNVIKQIHYVSRQRRGEAYGKFKEFRGCTIWLTGLSGAGKTSISFELENYLVSQGLPAYSLDGDNLRRGLNRNLGFSKEDREENVRRAAEVAKLFSDCGVITICSFVSPFEADRRLARKIHEDFNLKFFEIFVKASVETCEARDVKGLYEKARKGMIKSFTGIGQEYETPETPDLVVDTELHNLQTSTRMVIELLRTQAILPKTREQVQELFVEEKRIEEARKEAENLPSIHITKVDLQWVQVLAEGWAAPLTGFMREYQYLQCQHFKTIEQNGDVINQSIPIVLPISTEQKESYTNAPALTLKYKGQDIAILRKPEFFAHRKEERCCREFGTNDLGHPYVRMIHESGDWLVGGELEVLERIRWNDGLDKYRLTPNEIRKKCKEMEADAVFAFQLRNPIHNGHALLMQDTRRYLVEERGCKKPVLLLHPLGGWTKEDDVPLSVRINQHQSVLEEGVLHKDTILAIFPSPMLYAGPTEVQWHAKGRMMAGANFFIVGRDPAGLPHPDKSKTPDGNLYDGTHGSRVLSMAPGLQNLEIIPFRVAAYDSKKRKMAFFEPERSQDFIFISGTKMRNLAKSGENPPEGFMAPKAWQIVSDYYKKQLEN from the exons ATGGGGATATATACGAAATCTTCGATGGAAAATCGAAATACACAGAAGAATAATCGG GTTTTCGCGACGAATGTGATCAAACAAATACACTACGTGTCGAGGCAGAGACGAGGGGAAGCCTATGGGAAATTCAAAGAATTCCGTGGCTGTACGATTTGGTTGACAGGACTGTCCGGTGCTGGCAAGACGTCCATCTCGTTCGAGCTGGAAAATTACCTGGTTTCTCAA GGACTGCCAGCCTACAGCCTGGATGGCGATAATCTTCGTCGCGGATTAAACCGGAACCTGGGCTTCTCGAAAGAAGATCGCGAGGAGAACGTGCGAAGAGCGGCTGAAGTAGCAAAATTGTTCTCTGATTGCGGTGTAATCACCATTTGCAGCTTCGTTTCGCCCTTCGAGGCGGACAGAAGACTGGCGAGGAAGATACACGAAGATTTTAACTTGAAGTTCTTCGAGATCTTCGTGAAAGCTTCCGTAGAGACGTGCGAAGCCAGAGACGTGAAGGGCCTCTACGAGAAAGCTAGAAAAGGCATGATTAAAAGCTTCACAGGCATCGGACAGGAATATGAAACGCCCGAAACTCCTGATCTCGTCGTGGATACGGAACTTCATAATTTGCAGACCTCGACGAGAATGGTGATCGAGTTGTTGAGAACCCAGGCAATTCTTCCCAAGACTCGAGAGCAGGTTCAGGAACTGTTTGTCGAGGAGAAGAGGATAGAGGAGGCGAGAAAAGAGGCGGAGAATCTTCCGA GTATCCACATCACTAAGGTCGATTTGCAATGGGTTCAAGTACTCGCTGAAGGTTGGGCTGCTCCGCTCACAGGTTTCATGAGGGAGTACCAATATTTACAA TGTCAACACTTCAAAACTATCGAACAAAATGGGGATGTGATTAACCAATCGATACCTATCGTGCTTCCGATTAGCACAGAGCAAAAGGAAAGCTATACCAATGCACCGGCACTGACCTTGAAGTACAAAGGCCAAGATATCGCAATTCTGAGGAAACCAGAATTTTTTGCTCaccgaaaagaagaaag GTGTTGCAGAGAATTTGGTACAAACGACCTTGGACATCCTTACGTCAGAATGATCCACGAATCAGGTGATTGGCTGGTTGGAGGAGAATTAGAAGTTCTGGAAAGGATTAGGTGGAACGATGGTCTCGACAAGTACAGGCTCACGCCAAACGAAATTCGTAAAAAGTGCAAAGAAATGGAAGCGGATGCTGTTTTCGCCTTTCAGTTGAGAAATCCAATCCACAATGGCCACGCACTCTTAATGCAG GATACGAGAAGATACCTCGTGGAGGAACGTGGTTGTAAGAAACCAGTTCTTCTACTGCATCCTCTGGGAGGATGGACGAAAGAAGACGACGTACCATTGTCAGTTCGGATAAACCAACACCAAAGTGTTCTCGAGGAGGGTGTATTGCACAAAGACACCATCCTCGctatttttccaagcccgatGCTTTATGCTGGGCCTACAGag gtGCAATGGCACGCTAAAGGAAGAATGATGGCTGGGgcaaattttttcatcgttGGTCGTGATCCCGCGGGTTTGCCACATCCTGACAAATCTAAAACCCCGGACG gAAATCTGTACGATGGAACGCACGGCTCGAGGGTACTGTCGATGGCACCGGGTCTTCAAAATCTCGAAATCATCCCGTTTAGGGTAGCAGCTTACGacagtaaaaaaagaaaaatggccTTCTTCGAGCCAGAACGATCGcaagattttattttcatatcagGAACTAAAATGCGAA ATTTAGCAAAATCCGGGGAAAATCCACCAGAAGGATTCATGGCGCCAAAAGCATGGCAAATCGTCTcggattattataaaaaacaactggaaaattaa
- the LOC139994968 gene encoding bifunctional 3'-phosphoadenosine 5'-phosphosulfate synthase 2 isoform X2 — protein MDQKNEVKGCNGKTNRVFATNVIKQIHYVSRQRRGEAYGKFKEFRGCTIWLTGLSGAGKTSISFELENYLVSQGLPAYSLDGDNLRRGLNRNLGFSKEDREENVRRAAEVAKLFSDCGVITICSFVSPFEADRRLARKIHEDFNLKFFEIFVKASVETCEARDVKGLYEKARKGMIKSFTGIGQEYETPETPDLVVDTELHNLQTSTRMVIELLRTQAILPKTREQVQELFVEEKRIEEARKEAENLPSIHITKVDLQWVQVLAEGWAAPLTGFMREYQYLQCQHFKTIEQNGDVINQSIPIVLPISTEQKESYTNAPALTLKYKGQDIAILRKPEFFAHRKEERCCREFGTNDLGHPYVRMIHESGDWLVGGELEVLERIRWNDGLDKYRLTPNEIRKKCKEMEADAVFAFQLRNPIHNGHALLMQDTRRYLVEERGCKKPVLLLHPLGGWTKEDDVPLSVRINQHQSVLEEGVLHKDTILAIFPSPMLYAGPTEVQWHAKGRMMAGANFFIVGRDPAGLPHPDKSKTPDGNLYDGTHGSRVLSMAPGLQNLEIIPFRVAAYDSKKRKMAFFEPERSQDFIFISGTKMRNLAKSGENPPEGFMAPKAWQIVSDYYKKQLEN, from the exons GTTTTCGCGACGAATGTGATCAAACAAATACACTACGTGTCGAGGCAGAGACGAGGGGAAGCCTATGGGAAATTCAAAGAATTCCGTGGCTGTACGATTTGGTTGACAGGACTGTCCGGTGCTGGCAAGACGTCCATCTCGTTCGAGCTGGAAAATTACCTGGTTTCTCAA GGACTGCCAGCCTACAGCCTGGATGGCGATAATCTTCGTCGCGGATTAAACCGGAACCTGGGCTTCTCGAAAGAAGATCGCGAGGAGAACGTGCGAAGAGCGGCTGAAGTAGCAAAATTGTTCTCTGATTGCGGTGTAATCACCATTTGCAGCTTCGTTTCGCCCTTCGAGGCGGACAGAAGACTGGCGAGGAAGATACACGAAGATTTTAACTTGAAGTTCTTCGAGATCTTCGTGAAAGCTTCCGTAGAGACGTGCGAAGCCAGAGACGTGAAGGGCCTCTACGAGAAAGCTAGAAAAGGCATGATTAAAAGCTTCACAGGCATCGGACAGGAATATGAAACGCCCGAAACTCCTGATCTCGTCGTGGATACGGAACTTCATAATTTGCAGACCTCGACGAGAATGGTGATCGAGTTGTTGAGAACCCAGGCAATTCTTCCCAAGACTCGAGAGCAGGTTCAGGAACTGTTTGTCGAGGAGAAGAGGATAGAGGAGGCGAGAAAAGAGGCGGAGAATCTTCCGA GTATCCACATCACTAAGGTCGATTTGCAATGGGTTCAAGTACTCGCTGAAGGTTGGGCTGCTCCGCTCACAGGTTTCATGAGGGAGTACCAATATTTACAA TGTCAACACTTCAAAACTATCGAACAAAATGGGGATGTGATTAACCAATCGATACCTATCGTGCTTCCGATTAGCACAGAGCAAAAGGAAAGCTATACCAATGCACCGGCACTGACCTTGAAGTACAAAGGCCAAGATATCGCAATTCTGAGGAAACCAGAATTTTTTGCTCaccgaaaagaagaaag GTGTTGCAGAGAATTTGGTACAAACGACCTTGGACATCCTTACGTCAGAATGATCCACGAATCAGGTGATTGGCTGGTTGGAGGAGAATTAGAAGTTCTGGAAAGGATTAGGTGGAACGATGGTCTCGACAAGTACAGGCTCACGCCAAACGAAATTCGTAAAAAGTGCAAAGAAATGGAAGCGGATGCTGTTTTCGCCTTTCAGTTGAGAAATCCAATCCACAATGGCCACGCACTCTTAATGCAG GATACGAGAAGATACCTCGTGGAGGAACGTGGTTGTAAGAAACCAGTTCTTCTACTGCATCCTCTGGGAGGATGGACGAAAGAAGACGACGTACCATTGTCAGTTCGGATAAACCAACACCAAAGTGTTCTCGAGGAGGGTGTATTGCACAAAGACACCATCCTCGctatttttccaagcccgatGCTTTATGCTGGGCCTACAGag gtGCAATGGCACGCTAAAGGAAGAATGATGGCTGGGgcaaattttttcatcgttGGTCGTGATCCCGCGGGTTTGCCACATCCTGACAAATCTAAAACCCCGGACG gAAATCTGTACGATGGAACGCACGGCTCGAGGGTACTGTCGATGGCACCGGGTCTTCAAAATCTCGAAATCATCCCGTTTAGGGTAGCAGCTTACGacagtaaaaaaagaaaaatggccTTCTTCGAGCCAGAACGATCGcaagattttattttcatatcagGAACTAAAATGCGAA ATTTAGCAAAATCCGGGGAAAATCCACCAGAAGGATTCATGGCGCCAAAAGCATGGCAAATCGTCTcggattattataaaaaacaactggaaaattaa